CCATCTAACGATCTTCCGATACCCCAATCGTCTTCAACTCTTCGACCATCGGAACCTCCTCagacagatgaagatatatcaATGACTGCCACTTCTCCCACCCCGGCTGAAGCGACTTTAACAACACAACGAAAGCCAGAAGCAGACGCACAGGTCGAGTGGTTCATGTGGAAGTtctcggaagaagaagagaatagGAGGAAAAGTTATTTACCACTTGCTTAAAATGCTATCCTTTCCAGAGCTGATGAATCTGAATATCGGGAAATGCAATGCATGGGATAGAAAGCCATCGGTACGAAACTCTGATACTGATGCTAATACTGATCTCGTCACAATCTCACTGGTGAACTTGAGGACCAAGCTCATCCTTTGCTGGAATGAAAGTCTAGGAATTGCGATCCATCTGTAGTGTCCCCTGAGTCTATATTGGAATTAGGCAGATTTTCCAGCATCTTCAGAAGTTTATCCCGATttttcaggtgagttgctcCAGGGCCTTGACAATAGAGGTCTCCCCATGTTTGCACCAGCGGATTATCACCGATATCTTCGCTTTGCATAAACAGCTCGACATTCATTGATTGCTTGGAGCTGTCAACTAATTTCTGCATTACCGCTTCGAGGGATTCTTGAAAAGTAGCATAAGCCTGAGAAATCTCACTTTTCTTGTCCGCATTGGATGTGACGTTCGAGCTTTCCATTGCGGTGATACAGTATATCTGGCTTTACCTGGACACAGTAAGGTATGTCAAGGTAAGATGGCAGTGTGCTATATGATTTActactgtatgtatattaTGATGATACCATAGCTCAAAGACTTACTTGCTGCTGTTAGGGTAAATTTCATATGGTCATTAAACGCTGAGATCATTCCCAGAGAGATGGAATCTATTGAACCAATATGTCAAATTTACGAGGCAAACTTGATCAGCAAGATTAATTATGGAATAAAGTCTAATGAACGAATGGACGAATGCCTTACCAGGTCTTGAGAACGCCTCTGGAAAAGGTTTGATGTATGAGCTTCGATCTCTCGATCCGAGATAGTCTGTGACCAAAGAACGATTTGAGGATCAGGGAATGATCAGTCACGAAACTTCGGTATACGGCATGTGgactgatgatgaatcatgTCAAATATGACAGTGAAATGAATAAGCGAGCTCACCGAAAACTCTGATGTGTTCTTGTGGGTTCATGTTCGTTAAGCCTTCCTTCTTGTGCAGTAGTTCAAATCGATCAAGTGGCGACAGTGACACTTTGCTGGGTTTTATGATAGCTCGAATCCTTTGCAATTAACTACCGCAGTGCTAGCGCAATTTTTCAGCTTATATAGGGCTGGTGCATAATACCGGGGCTTGCCAATGACTTCTCGCCTGGCCTCCCGTAACGAATACTCTCTACTTTCGAGACACGGGAGATCCTTTCGAGAAGGGCCTCACAGAAAACAATATCTCCTTTGATCCACAATCAACTCGACTTTTTATATGTGCATCTTCTCCATATGTGTGATGACCTACTGATCCGCACCGCTTCGTTAAAGTTCTTTGTCAATCAAGTAACTCGTACGTGAAATGATTGTGAACAAAGCTGTTGagtagctgatactgtagGTAGGTAGTCTCATTCTTCCTCGGTCAATCGACAATATCCAGTCCGGTGCGATGTCATTCCTCTGAATAcatatccttctctttgtcAATTAATTAAGGTCAAGATCTAAGTCTTGCAGCACTTTGCATGACCATTTTGGcgtatcatacatatcagATTTACCAGCTCGATGCATAACCTCCTCAATTTACATACCGTGTTGTAACTGGTCATACGCAAATGAAAGACCTGGTTTGGATTCAAATCATGCAATCACGGTTATCCACGTCTTTCAAGATCGACCAACCAATGTTTACCAATGTCAGCCATGACCCTTTGATCAGAAATCTTAGTCCAATCTCCGTTGAAAGCATCGTCGAGTGCATTCTTCTGTCTTAGGAGAGATTGCCTTTCACTGGAATTACTAAATGTTGCATATCCATCTCCCCACAATTTTCGTTTAGCTATTATGATCGGACGTATCGTCAGCAGAAATAGCAAAAATGCTTAAGGAACTTCATAAACCGCAAAATGATGGTATCTAAGGGGTGCGAGGATAATGAAACACACCTTGATCAGTCATACTTCCATTCGATCTCGCAACAGAATCAATCTCCGCGTTGATTGAATCTTGTACAACCTTTGATGCGTAAGTTTGGTAGGCTGTCCATCTGCCTTTCAACCATTCCGCTTCAGTGGGATCAGATGTACCCAGTCCATTGTAGGTTCGTTGATATCCATCGCGCACTGTGAAGCTCGTATTTGCAGCTTCTACTCCCTCAAGAAGGGAAGCATGAAAGTGACTAGTACTTACTGCTTTGTGGCACCAGAGTGTAAAGATCTTCTTGCCACAATTGAGAAGCGATGGTTTCTCGAGGAGCTTGAGTTGCTTCGGTGGATGCCACGATTGTACtgttgatgtcgatgattAATGTCGTACAACAATTGCTTGGAATAGTGAATTCGAAGTGAGTGGATGGGAGATGAATAGCTTTCATACCTGAAGTACTATGCAGAGCCCTCAGGGAATCCTCTGGAAATTTCAAAGTGTATAGTACGTAGGGAATGAGCCTTCTGACATCCATTGTACTGTAGCTACTGCTATCGGTCGTCAAAATCCTCAAAATGATGAGGCCTATCATGACCCGCTTGGTAGAACCGCACTCATCGTGCCCGTATCACCCTTGCATGACTCTGCTGTTTGATGCGTCAGAGCCGACCGAAGCATGCTTTGTGCGCCCTTCCAAAAGATCTTCAGCTCGGAAGTACTCGAGCATATGTTCGACTGTCTTCTTTCCAAAGCAAGTGTCAATGTTGCTGAGACACTGACTGATAATCTCAGTACTCGCGTGTCGACTCAGAAATTCTCAGCAGATAGCAGGATCGTGAACGACACCCTGTGCTCATCCAGTCCAGTAAGCATAAATAACCCAGCCTTCAAAATGATATACATATCGCCGCAACGGCAGCACAAGGCTCTCCTGCCATCATGTAGGCATAATGTCACTACCCTATCTCCTAGTAAGTAGCTGTAAGCCTAAGGTCAAGTAGGTAAAGTCCACTACATCGAGAGGTTGAGATACTGTAGTAGTGATGGCAACCGCGTGATCTTTGGGGCCAGGACAGATTAAATCTAAGAATCATAAGTCTAAGAGACCCGACGAAGTGGTACAAAGGAAGTGCATCACTTCCGTAGTCAAATCAGTCAGAAAGGAGTTCCTCCATCTGTCCAGATAGCTGTGAGGGCTCCTCGATGCGTGACTTACGGACTTTCTCCAGGTTATACTGCGAGCTCATTAGGGATAAGGCAAACTCGATTCGTGTAGGCTGTCTGTCATACTCGTCGTCAGGTTTGAAAATgcaagaacaagaataaGCGTTGTCGGATGTGCGAATACTCGTTTGGCTATCCGGGTCATTGAATCCCTTGAGCTGTTGAATAGCGTACGTCGCTACTACCCTCGCTGTGATCGTCAGAGATGTGTCAGAAGGGAGGAGCATCGTTCTGGCATCGCTCACCTGAGTTCCGTGATCACACTTTCTCACCTCTACAATCCGTGTATTTAGATGCTCCCTCAGAGGCAGAAGAGGGAGCATGAAAATGAACAAACGCATCAAATGGCAAACATTCATAAGCTGCGGAAGCAGACTCGAAAGTAACTATGGGATACATGGTACGCAAACGGTAAGTTAGTGGCTCATCGTATCCTTCCTTTGAAGCACGCGAGTCTTGACAGCAATATAACATACATATGCCAGATATGCGACAGATCTTATAACCACATAAGATGCCACTATAACAAGAAGGGCACTATTATAAGAGAGCGGCAGCACATTTGCGTCATTGTTACTCTGTATTACTTTGGATAGACACAAGGGATCAGATCCTTACGTTTGATGACCCTCGGTGATAATTGTTTTTGTGCACTATCTATCGCTCAAAACCTTCCTTTGAAACAGCTTGAGAACCCCTTCGAATCGGGGCGAGTCAGTATTGTTCTAATCCGCAATCAATCGGAGCTAAAATCCGCCGTTCCGAGACGAAGACAAAGGATTGGACACTAGTTGTGGGAATGTATCGAGATTTCTATCAATCAAAGTCTGCTGCGGATATGTTACCACCGATTAATGATTCTCTGGTGTGTAATCTTCTCGATCATCGACAACATGTACGAGTAATGACTATGAGATGGTCCCTTTGATGACTTTTCGATCGACGGGACTATCGATGGAGGCGGATCGATTGTGGTGGACGAGCTATTAGTGCCAATATCCCCAGGGCAAGGGGGTATAATCCAGTTGTCAACCAACTTACTTTGTTCGTGCGAAATCCAATAACACCCTATATATCTGTGGCATGAATATAAAAGGCCTTGTTCAAGAGTTTGAAGCTTTTCTTGTCTCCCCAGACAATCGTCGACCTTCCACTCATTCCCTTCCACCTGATATTAACAACCGATCCTACCCGTAATCGCCACCTACAAGATGAAGTTTACTCTCGCTTTCAGTGTCATCACTCTTTTGGCCTCGACTGGTGAGTCTGAAGCAGTAGGGCGGCCGGGTCGCCGAATGTTCAGCTGACTGGACACCTCAACCGCATAGCTGTAACTGCCATTCCTGTCCCTAACACCGAGGCAGCACCAGCCCCCACTACCGACATGGCAGCTGCTCCCACCACCGCTGTTGCTTCAGCTCCTGCGCCAGCTACTTCAGAAGACTGTGAAGATACCATGTCCGCTTCGCCTGCACCCGCCGAAGACTGCGGTGAGAGTTGTACAACTACTCCCGCTGAGGATTGCGGTGAGGAGTGTGCCTCTGCACCTGCCCCAACCACCGATATGGCTGCTGCGCCCACTTCcgcatctccttcttcacccgACACCGGAAACTCTGGCGGTGACTCTGGGGAGACTGGTGGTACCCCAGCCCCGGCACCTGAAGCTCCCGCAGCTCCTGCTCCCGAAACACCTTCTACTCCTTCTGCTCCTTCGGCTCCAGAAACTCCTTCTACTCCAGAGACCCCATCGGGATGTACTGGCGAAGGGTGCGAGTCAccctcaaccacctcaaccCCGTCGGGTCCTTCTGGAGGATGTACCGGAGAAGGATGCGAGACTCCTGATTCACCCTGTGACGAATTTGGAAACGCCatcggtggaggtggtcaCAAACCAAGTGGTTCCGGAGGATTCTCCCCTGTTGGAGGTGGCTCCATGCCTAGCGGTGGTGGAAGCTCCCCTGGAGGCCACAGTGGAGGCGGTGAAGACTGTGATGAGTATGGTAACCCCATTGGTGGTGGAAGTAAGCCTAGCGGTGGGGATACCAGTTTCGGAAGCACCCCTGCTCCTGGTGAAGGATCCACTCCAGATGGTAGTTCTGGGTCAGACAACTAAAAGGTTCGATCTCCGTTCTTGAGTATACATCTATAGGTATATAACTCATATACAGAATGCGCCTGCTTACCCACCGGACATTATCAAAGAATCGCCGCGCGACCatcacatcccatcctctccagctccagctttCCCTGTTATAGTTTTTCTCTTGGACAATTATGCAAAGTTTATAAGTCATTTACGTTGACGTTCCGCAATGTAGCATCGCGCTACTCGTGCTAACCCACGCCaccccaccttcatcacGTGACATTCGGCTCTCGCTCCTCCTTATTTGGATCTCTTCTGGAGAGTCATCTATGACCTACTTTTTCTACCTCTCATACACcgcatatatatatagtatcaCCTAATAGACAATGTCCATGGAGAACGAGATAGAATTAGTTGCGGTCTCAGCTCGAAGCTCGACTTTCGACGCTACAGTAGAAACTCCAACTTCGCAGGACACGCCTAGAGTGGAGACCGGCAATGCCGCCCTTCAGAGTCAAGAGCAACTGAACGATCATCAGATAGAAGCCCTTCCCCCTGTGGATGGTGGTAAACAAGCTTGGCTCTTCCTGATAGGTGCGACCTATATGGAGACGCTCATATGGGGACTGCCGTTCTCCATTGGTATCTTGCACGTGTATTGGACAAATACATTGTTCCAAGGGCAGGGCGCTTCTGCGATAACTTTGGCTGCTACTCTTCAGACCGGTTTGCTGTACATGGCATGTGCCTTCTTCGGACCGTGAGTGGATAAGATGACATGCAAATAAGGTCAAATACTCACTAGCAAGGTATAGCATTTTCGCTGCTATCCCTCGATGGACCAAGACTTTACAAGTGATCGGTCTGATAATAGGCTCTGTGTCCATGATCTCGAGTGCATTCGTTACGAAGGTGCGATTGTCTCTTTGCGTATATAACTGTATTACTGACAGCTATACCTAGCCATGGCATCTTATAGTCACTGTTGgtatcttctatcctatGTCTTGCGGTGAGTACGAGCATTTTGCTCCCACCTCCCTTCAATCTGCCAAGACTGACAAAGCGCCCTTCATCAGCCTGTTATTTCCCTTGTGCAACCCTGCTATTCGAATGGTGGCATGCTCGAAGAGGATTTGCATCTGGCACGATGTATGCCGGTACTGGTGTGGGCGGTACTGTCTTCCCATTCATCATGCAGGCTCTACTAGAAAGATTCAGCTACAAGGCAGCCATGATCGCCTTGGGCTTGGGATATCTAGTAACAGGAAGTATCGCACTCATACCTATCAAGCGAAGAATTCCTCTATCGAGATACGATCAAGACGGTATAAGTCGAATTAGACCAAGGATTGACTGGTCTTTCGGAAAAAGAAAGGCTCTTTGGCtgggtatgatggtgattggtGTGACAAGTTTGGGTAATTTCGTTCCTAGTTTGTGGTTGCCTTGTGAGTCTGCTACTCGTTATAAATTGGATTATATCTCACTTCTACTGTTATCAAGCCTACGCCGACGACCTGGGTCTACACAGTCCGAATGGAACAGCTTTGGTAGCTATTCTGAACGGTAAGCGATTCAAGATATCTTGTCTCGATAGGGACAAACCTACTGATCAACAAAACAGCTGCTACTGCCATAGGAAATGGCTTACTAGGATACCTTTCCGACAAAATGTCATTGCGATCaacgatcttcatctcatgTGCGGGAAGTGCAGCAGCTTGCGCATTCTTATGGGGTTTCGGTAAGAATTCAGGCGTGTTGGTGACATTCGCGATCATCTTCGGTCTTCTCGGTCCAAGCTTCTCAGCTGTTTGGTCCAAAATCATCCACCTTGTCTCCCGTGAGTACTCGCTCGATTAACCTCGATTCGACGAGCATGTGTTCACTGTCAACTGTTACCTTTTAGGAGATGACCCTGCTGTGacagctttgactttctcCATTTTCGCTTTCGTTAGGGGCGTAGGAAACATGAGTTCAGGTAAATCTATCTTTCCAACTTATTGAGCTATGTATCTGTAAGGGACTGACGTTCCCCCACCCGATAGGTCCTATTTCCGAATCACTACTCAAATATGATGTACTGAGAGGAGTTATTGGTGCTTATGGATACAAGAACTATGTGAGTACAAGTAAGACATCGATCATACACCACGATGCTTATCTATGTCGTCCCATTTGATAGGGTATTCTCCTGATCTATACTAGTGTAACAATTTTAACTGGTGGTGCTGCCGGATTTTTCTTCAACAAGATCCAGAGTGTATAAAAAAGGTTTTAGGAGGTGTTGATTGTAAAACACAGCATGTGATCAGGATTGTGGTGGAGCTAGATCACCAGTCCAGAGCGGCAAAACTGAGGTACAAGACTCGCATCAATGTCGGGCATCGTTGTTGTTCTTTACTTGCGGGCGCGCTGTACTGTGAATGTTAACCGCATATCGATATTGAAGAAGCACAGTATAAGACTCGAAGGCGCAAAAAGATATGCATGCATACCATACAAATTCGAAGAATTCTCGAATGTTACACCGGATACAAGCAATTCTCCGAACCAACGCTGACTCCGTTGcgaatcaccttcatctcttaTACTTTTATCCAGCGCCCAATCTCATTGATGCAATGAACTCAGAGAAGCTGATGGTCGATTATATCCTCGCTATTCCCGAGTCAGCAGTTCCTCGTCTCTGAAGAACAGCTGGCGCCTCGAAGATCTCGAACCGATCGCCCATGATCAGCTCTTGTAGATCTCCATTACCACATTCCCCGGAGTATGATTATGAGACGCCCTCTTGCCGAGATCTGGGGCACGCTCCGGACCCCTTTAAGGTTGTTATCATAGCCCTGCGATAGATCAGAAGGTTTCATCGTAGATCACCAATCTATACAGTATGTACAGTAAGTACGACTTGTACTGATCGTCAGCCGGCGGGGGAAAGATATACGGTTGCGAGAAAGGATATTCATTCCTGAGCTTCCGATGCAATGAAGAACCTAGGCAGTAAGCTATAATTGCATTTCCTTTTGTTACTAAACTTAGCATCAGATTGTCtatgtacagtatatgtGCGATATGTCTAGGATCTTAAGCTTTGATGCcgttcttctcatcttctactcTAGCTTCCTCCAACTTTTGCTTGAACAACTTCTCGGCGTTGGTCCACACTGGTTCGGTAGTCCTTTGAGGGAGACTCAGGATGGTGGGTAAGAGGTCTTTGGAGAATTGTTCAGAGGCTTCTCTTGGTAACTGCGAAATCCCCACAAAGGGTCAGTATCGCGGATATATCAATACAAAAGCTAGAATCCAAAGATGAACTTACAAGAGTAGGTAAGTGATCGATGGATACAACGGTACATCTCCTTCCGACACCTTTAGTATCGACTTCGACAGTAGGCTCGGGGAATGTAGTGTTGATATCGTAGATTGGGATAGGATTGTGAGGATTGGTAGTATCACATGACACATCAACGACAACAGCTAATTTTCTGGCATCTCCAGCTTGAGCCATAAATTCCGATGTGATGAATTTGGGGATGGGCTGGGAGAGGTAGATACAGTTTACGAAGATATCGACTGGTATACGAACCATGATCAGCATATTTACCGGAATGTAGAACGCAGTACCGGGTAGGCTGTTACTTACCATCGAGAATCTCTTGGAATGGTCCACCTTTAGCGGTCTCAGCCATATCCCACTTGACGATATTCTCCCTGATTTAACAAAGAAAAATGAGCTACAGCATGACAAGTTTCAAAACCCCAGAAAACTAGCTCACTCAGGTAATCCAGCCTTTCTGAACAGGTCAACAGCACCGCTACCACATCTACCAAGAGCACCAATTACCAGAACCTTGACGTTCTCCTTACCACCTTGAACGGTCTTGAGGGCTTCTGATACTTCAGCAACCATAGCTTGTTCATTCTTGTATGGCTTGAGCCCTTTCAAAACTCCTTTACCGCCGTCTTTTTGTTGAGCAGCCAAAGCCAATgctccagcagcagcaccgGCAAATCCGGCGTGGAAACCGAATGCAGCTACTCTTCGCTTGGTCTTGGGATCTTCGAGGAATTCCAAATCATACAGTGTACCTTTGCCCTCTCTAAATCGTCTGAGGACATCGGTCCATCCGCCTTGTTGTTTGTAGCAATGGGCGAATTGGATGTGGGTGTGGGGGAGGGGGTCACTATGTTGACACAGATGGGTCAGTTCGGGTGACAGAAGCACCAGAACGTGATGCAAACAGTGAGCGTGGAGAATGGGAGTGACGGAGATACGAGTTACTCACGTTGACTCGGGGAGTTCCTTCAAACCGATGATAGGAACTTCGACAGGAGCACTTGGCCATTCGTTGTTAGGTACAAGCTTACAACCAACACTACAATCATAGCTCTgtgtcagctgatcatcatcagtagAGTAGATGGTCGAAAGCTCACGCTTCAAATTCCTCATCGTCGAATATTCGTTGAGGATCTCTTTCAACGAAGACCTCAAAGTTGTTATCGATCAAAGTCTTAGCGGTGGTGGGAGTCAAAGCTGATCGATGTTCGAAAGGTTTCTTCTCGCATCTCAACCAGATGGGTTGTCTTGGTTGAGTCTCGGCTGAAGTGCCTGCTTGTTCTGGAGCTGAAGAGGCCATTTTTGTTGATATTTTCTGTTATGccaaagagaggaaagaagtgCGAAGATGTCTGTAGAAGGACTGTTTTTTATATATGACCACTTTAATCTCAAAATTCGGGTTGATGCGTGAGGGAGTGAGTCGATCACCCCTCCCTCTCCATCGGAACTCGCCGAGTTGTAACATGACGTGGCATTGACTTGGTGGGATCGTTGAATACGTAATATGATCTCGTGGTTAGCCGAGAGTTGAGTcgttgaatgagaatggaatgttgaaatgttgaaatccatctacatccattTCATCAATCTGCATCAACAGCAGTAGAAGATATATCAAAATGTCAGAACCAGTCCCTCAAGAGACCCAATCCGTTCCTCCAGCAGTACAAGTCACTACCGCTCCTGCTCCCACCCAAGCTGGGGAGGGCGAGACACCAGCTGGACCATCTAAAGgagagttgaagaagagggccaaagaagctgaaaaggccAAGAAGGCCGCTGAGCGAGCCGcaagggaagaggaggaaaggaagaagagagaagctaaagaagctgaagatcatGCCAAACAAAATTACGGGAAATTGCCTTTGCACCAAAGTCAGGAGAGGAACCGTGAGTGAATTGATGAGCAAATATAGAAGAATAGAGACGAACGGCGGATGGCATGATTCATATTGGAATGAGTCTATCGATGCACCAATCAGAGATCCACAACAAAGTGGTTCATCAATGCTGACTTGTATTCATAACGCTTTCGTAGACCGAAAGTTCCTTAAATTCGCTGAACTCTCACCTGAATCCGTTGGACAAAGGGTAGTCTTCCGAGCTAGGATGCACAACTCCCGAGCTCAAGGTGGGTCTACCTTACACTGCCTATCTATCTTTTTATTCCCCCTCAGGATGACTGACATTTTCTCACTTACTAGGTGCCAAGATCGTCTTCCTCGCTTTCCGACAACAAACCCACACTCTCCAAGGTGTACTCGTCGTATCGGGTGAAAAAGATGAGAACCAAGTGTCAAAACAGATGCTCAAGTATTCTCAATTGATCCCTGTAAGCTGTTCCTCTATATCGAACGTCAACTTAGCTTATATACTGTCATTCTGTCCAGTCCGAATCTATTGTTCTCGTTGAGGGAGTGATAAAATCAGCCGAAGTAAAGAGTTGTACAATCACCAACTATGAAGTTGGTATccacaaggtgagtaatctgGTCCTCAGCATCAAAGCGTGGAAAGATATAAGTTGATGTAGTGGCTGTTTTAGCTTTTCACTGCTGTTGAAGTTGGAGAACTCCCGTTTTCAATTGACGATGCTTCTCGtgctgaagctgatttcgagAAAGTGAGTGTATCTCTGCAGGACAATGCAATGCCATTTCTCCAAGGATGTAGGCTGATATGAAGAATGGGTGTTTAGgcagagaaagatgagaacCTCCAATACTCCAGAGTAGCTCTTCCTACTCGACTCGATAACAGAgtgatggatttgagagTGAGCATGCTGGGCCTCTGGAAATCACCGTAGCTGTATTCTGATCAATATTCATCAGACACCTACCAACCAAGCTATTTTCAGAATCCAATCCGCCGTCGGTCAACTATTCAGAGATTACCTCAACTCTCAAGGATTCATCGAGATCCATTCCCCAAAATTACAAGGTGCCGCTACCGAGTCAGGAGCAAGCGTCTTCAAAGTTCAATATTtcaatggtgagttgattcaGCTCAGTCGAAATCGACCATTATGTGCCGTataagctgacatgttgattgaATGAACTCAGGAACTGCTTTCCTTGctcaatctcctcaattGGCTAAACAGATGGCTATCGCTGGTGATTTCGAGCGAGTGTATGAGATTGGACCTGGTAAGTTATCCTGATTCAGGATACTACGATACCACTTGACATCATATCGCATCTGTCTATCAATCATTTCATGGCATTGCTAAAATTTGACCTTGTGATAGTATTCCGAGCCGAAGATTCCAACACTCATCGACACATGACCGAATTCATGGGTCTCGATCTCGAAATGGCCTTTGAAGAGCACTATCATGAAGTTTTGGAAGTTCTCGATGAAATGTTGAAAAACATCTTCAAGGGATTACAATCCAAATTCCAACATGAGATCGAAGTGATCAAGAAACAATTCCCTCATGAAGATTTCTTGTTCTTGGATGAAACTTTGAAATTACCTTTCAAGGAAGGTATCAAGATGCTTAAAGAGGCTGGGGCGAAGGGCAGTGACGGTGAGGAATTGGGagaattggatgatttgaggtgagttcgagTGTCGAGATGAATCCATATGATCCTGACTCTCATACCTCCATCTAATCTCCGCGATTCTGTTTCTGAGAGGTATTGCATAACTCATACTGATATGTCCATGTTCCACGCAGTACTGAAAATGAGAAATTCCTCGGTCGACTCGTTCGTGAAAAGTACAAAACCGATTATTTCATCCTCGACAAATTCCCTTTGGCCATCAGACCATTCTACACCATGCCTGATCCCACAGACTCGACTCTCTCCAACTCGTACGATTTCTTCATGCGTGGCGAAGAGATCTTATCAGGTGCTCAGAGAGTACACGATCCCGTGTTCTTAGCTGAACGAATGAAGTCGGTCGGTATCGACCCAGCTTCAATGACTGGTTATTTAGATGCCTTCAAGTTGGGTGCTCCACCCCATGCTGGAGGTGGTATAGGTTTAGAAAGAGTTGTGATGTTGTTCTTGAAATTGGGTAATATAAGACGAGCGAGTTTGTTCCCTAGAGATCCAAAGAGGTTGAACCCTTAGTTTTTTGACGACAAAGGTGTTTACAGATAGATAGTGGGCTATGCATGCAGATTTCCATGTCAAAAGTATGGTCAGACGTAATGTACATTGTATACAAATTGATCCCGATAGGAAGGGGATCAAAAAAGGTATATGGGAAGATATAAATCAATAATGCAGGGAATAGTTTATAATGGATGGCTGGTATACTTTCGCGATATGAGCGATGCAAAATGGGGTATACCAGAAAGGTCAAATATGAAAAAGACACGAACTCAAAACATCACATCCCCTGATGATTGATCCTCCTATGATACTTAGAGTAACGGTACTGGACGTGATCAGTCAATCGTGTATCCCACTAATTTGCTTGGCGTTCTGACACTTCTGACTTTACCATTCTCGTCAGTCTGCCATTGTACTTCTCTGCAGAGTTCAGAGAAAAAACATCCATCAGCCTCATCACCGATATGAAGGGTTCAAAACACGTTAAGCTCAGGAGATAACACTCACCTCAGTTGATTCctcgatatcttccttttaTGTTTCGGTCTTTCCCCTCCGCCACTAGAAGGTAatataggtgaaggtgtaggaatcggtggaggaggcataCTCCTTGAATCCATTTGAGATCTCGTCAAAGTGGTTGTGGAAGAGCGCGATAGGGTCATTCGCTGATGAGATGGCTTATCTGTTGAGATGGGCAAAGGAGGTGGATTTGATATCGAATGGATTGATCGGACGGTCGAAGGGGACGAGTTTGACGATGGTTGAGGGTATCTGAACGTatctgaatctgaagaaATGACATTCTGAGACATTGTCCGCTTCATCGTCCCTCTATCTGC
The nucleotide sequence above comes from Kwoniella europaea PYCC6329 chromosome 1, complete sequence. Encoded proteins:
- a CDS encoding aspartate-tRNA(Asn) ligase — protein: MSEPVPQETQSVPPAVQVTTAPAPTQAGEGETPAGPSKGELKKRAKEAEKAKKAAERAAREEEERKKREAKEAEDHAKQNYGKLPLHQSQERNHRKFLKFAELSPESVGQRVVFRARMHNSRAQGAKIVFLAFRQQTHTLQGVLVVSGEKDENQVSKQMLKYSQLIPSESIVLVEGVIKSAEVKSCTITNYEVGIHKLFTAVEVGELPFSIDDASRAEADFEKAEKDENLQYSRVALPTRLDNRVMDLRTPTNQAIFRIQSAVGQLFRDYLNSQGFIEIHSPKLQGAATESGASVFKVQYFNGTAFLAQSPQLAKQMAIAGDFERVYEIGPVFRAEDSNTHRHMTEFMGLDLEMAFEEHYHEVLEVLDEMLKNIFKGLQSKFQHEIEVIKKQFPHEDFLFLDETLKLPFKEGIKMLKEAGAKGSDGEELGELDDLSTENEKFLGRLVREKYKTDYFILDKFPLAIRPFYTMPDPTDSTLSNSYDFFMRGEEILSGAQRVHDPVFLAERMKSVGIDPASMTGYLDAFKLGAPPHAGGGIGLERVVMLFLKLGNIRRASLFPRDPKRLNP